The segment CCTCACTTCCACAATTAAATTAGGGTTATcagtaaattaaatttataataattaatatttaactaatatatttaataaattaatatataaataatactgTAGGGTTAAAACGGCAAATCAACTTTGAGGTTCAGAGgctcatgcttataataatatatgattagtaTATTTCAAAGCATGAAATGAACCGTACATATTTATACAAAATCCTTATACTTGGGCAGTCTAGTCTATCTCTTAATAGACTATACTCACAATTCAACCACAATATTTCCCCTTTTTACATCCTATCATATCTTTTCCATACTCTATTTTGACCCTCACAAAACTAAACTTATCCCATTCTTTTGCCTCCACAATGCCCAAAATTAtactcttcctcttctttttcatCTTAGTTTCTTCATCACTACCACTCTTACAAGGTCACATTCATTTATTAATTcgttattttcattcaattcaattaCTATTGGTATAACATTTCATTTCCATTATATCCACAGGttcaagaattcaagcattAATTTCTCATTCTCAAAGGGCGTTACATTATGAGGTAGGAAAACGaaattaagtcatttttgaattttgtgaattaaatttGACTGTGAGTTTGAATTGGTGAAAAAGGGTGGTAGAAAAAGATGGGTGAAAAAGAATATGAGAAGATTGATGATAGGATCAGTGGCTCCAACTTGCACTTACAATGAATGCAGAGGATGCAAGTACAAATGCAGAGCAGAACAAGTTCCAGTCGAAGGGAATGACCCAATGAATAGTCCTTATCACTACAAATGTGTTTGTCACCGTTAATTCCCACACACCAGCAGCACCCTTACAAGAACAAccctatttttaaattttcatcttcttttttttctggTTCGGGTTGcttgaattttgttttgtttttatagtGTAATGTTGAATCATTATTCCTCTTCCTTCAAATGGAAAAACACATTTttgcatcttcttcttctttttcacttctacatttttgtatatattgttaCTGCGCCTGATATGCTGATTCCTTTGTGCTCAGAAGTCAGAACTGATATTTCTCCAGAGCAATCATAtgccatattttttcttttaaaaaactaCTATTCTatccaattttaaaattactatttataaattttattttaatttagtgtgTATTTTTCGGTATTACCAAatacaaattatcaaaataatatgaaacTTAAATGTGATGTACTAAAAGTGGGGGATAAAACTTAGAAGAGTTTAGAAGAAAGGGAACAACTGCAAGTGGCACATGGAAGTGTGGTCCCAATAAATTCGAATCTAATTTGGAATAGGTCACATGGGGCAATATTTGTTCAAGCCCAAAAGATATCTGTAAGCAATTGCAAATTGGAGACcaaaataatattcttattaACCTCAATTCCAGTAACTATGATTCTACATTTCGcgtgagccaaacttttaacggatgacataaatgagccttttctaaAAGTTTGATAGCATAAATAAACCTTTTcccaaaataaatatacatatttatcttgatatatgttattttttgataaagatatattaataattttaatttttaataatatttgacGCACGTCACGGGCCATTTCCTTCCTCTAGTATGCTAGATATGAAGCACTATATGGATCAGTTTGTCtatacattaaattaatatttgatagtttttgaatttttgagattttcattcccattttttttttcaagtgaaaTGTACGTTTAAAGACAACTTTGAACTTCACACtttagaaaatttatattaagtttAACTTCAAAATGTATGAGCAAATGAAGGACAATGTCATATATATGGACTGAAATGATattacaaattataatttattattcacatataatacaaattctaatgatgaataatatatttatggcacattttaatacatttataatacaatgtgacaattttttaccaaacaaacataatatatttcaaaaaacaattataattcatatatattgcatacataattcacttttaatacatattacaaatttaacaaagcattgctataaatgaaaataaacaaaaagtattactaaaatcaataattattttttaaaatatataaatttatacaatttttccttatttttatataaggaCTAAAATAATCCAATCCCAATAAATTATAGACTATTTTGAGCATTTTATCAACTATTTAGTCTAGTAAAATCAAAGTccaaaatgtaaaagaaaaatatgtgaCAATTGCTTTACTCTCAACAGTGTGCTTCTTATGAGTGTTCATGGGGAGCTCCGCCCATCTCTGCCGGAAAAGTTGGTTAATGAAGATTCCGGTGGGCTTCTCCGTCTTACCAGTGTTTGTAGGGAGATCGATTCACATTAATTAGGTATTTTCTAATCATTTCCCCAATATTATTAAATCATTTGTTAGACGTATAAATTTGATTGATCGGAAATTCAACGTGATCTTTTGGTTCTAATTGTTAGACgtataaattttattgaagaCTACCTGAATTTTGATACTGTTTGCAAATCCTAGCACTCTATGGCCTCCAGGACAATTTTATTAGTAATTTGCCTAGGGTTCGTTCCATGACTAATACTAGCTAAGGATGATAGCACCTGTGTAATGACATGATTTTGTAAAAGAGGATTTCGGGAGCCGAGGGAAAATGATGTATGGAGTCTATGGGATGGCTTACCACAGTTGGAAAAGAGAAGGTGAAATTAGTCTGTTACATTTCTTCTCCAGTGTTCAAATCCTATAAACACATCAAAATAACACCAAACACTATCGACCCTAGAAGACTTCAGAACCTTGGACCTTTATCCGTAAAGCAGTTCTGTCAGCTAATCCTTCCTATACATCTGATCACATTCTCATGGTCACTGAGGGAAACTTCCGGTTACTCAGTTAAAGGGGACCAAGAGATTTTTCGTGGCCCATGATTAGAAAGCTGACCTGAAAAGGACATATCAGTGATGTGTTATATTTCTATGGCAACTTTTGTGCAATCGATTATAGTAGTTGCAACCAAGTTTGTGATGTCGGTGGCTTTGAAACCGGTAAAAGTCATATCATACTGCAGATAGAACCATAGATTTATGGTAAGTATTACATCCTAGAATCACTAGGATCATCATTTGTGGTTGCGCAATGAGGTGTTGATTTAAGGTAGGTCAAAGAAGATTGTGAAAGGATTCCACTAACGCTCGTCCAAGTTGAAGCTGATGATGAGGGAATAAGTCCTACTCTTATAGGACAAAAAGTTTTCTGGTTTTCCAGATTGATTTAGATGCTTGCAAAACTATGCCAACTAGGATTTAGTAGACATTCGGGGAATCAAGcccaatcatatttattttagagaTAATTGTTTGGGTGCTTACCTCTAGTTTAAGGTGGTAGCTTGGACATGGGGGTGTTAAATTAGCAGATGGAAATGTCCAGCTATATTATGATGGTGTTTCCCTCAGTCATGTTTGTCATCCAATTTGGGTCACACCAAATCCTTTGTGAGCGAGTCCTTTTTCTACATTTACTCTTTTTGTTATTCTATATGTTCTTGTTTTAACCTAGAAGTCGACTAGATTTCTTAAAAGAGTATTTACACCATGTCAATACCTTCAAACTTGGCTGATGCATCTTCAAGGTTATGTGTTGGAATGCACTACTGCCTTCTGAAAAAGAAATGGCTGAAGggtttataaaattaaaatgtttaataaatttgtaaattaattttctttttgaaaataatggaACTTTGTGATGTCTCATTGGATTACTTGGAAGCCTCTTAGGAGGTTCCAAATTTCACTGGTGATGTTAAGATTAAGAAGAATGTGACGAATATACTGACGGAGAAACAATTAAATGTAAGAAGTAGATTGGTTATTGTTGTTTTGGACCCTCAATGTGGGTGACCTGAGACAAAATTGTTTGGTCCTTTTCTGCTTTTCTGTTTAGTGCCAACAATAAATGCTGTGTTGATAAAGAAACCACCCTATTTGAAGTGACTGGTTAAGTCACAGTCATTAGAAAATAAAAGGCTAGCAAATATTTATAGACGTACTTGATATAAAGATTTTGGCTGTTTGCTTGTGTCTTGTCAACAATTTGCATGTTTAACTCTCCGGTGACTATGGAAGTTTGTACACTGGAATTTCTGATCTTTAGTTTGAGTACATCCACGGAATCTGAAATTCAAAATAACACTCTTCAGAATAGGATATGAGGAAGATATTCCTTTTTAACTGTTATGTCCcctttattattgtttttggcCGTTTATTTACCATCACACTTTTTTGACAGGCATCTGCATGATCTATCAAATCCAGTTAAATCTGTTGATTTTCATAAGATTATTGAGAATCTTCCCTAGAAAAGCAGGCGTGTGACTCAAGTTATTTGGATTGTTATAAATGTAGCATAATTTGCAGCTACACATCTAGTGTAAGTGAGTTTTCTTGTTCATCACTAAATCATATCGTATTTTAACTGATCTATGTACAAGGGGGAATTCTTACTGTTTGCTCAACCACTATCTAACTTAAGCATATCGTATTATGTTAGATATTGTAAAACAATGTGATCACGTTACTGTTAAAGCTCAAAAAAACTCCTTTGAGTTATCAAAAATATCTGTTGGATCAAAATTTATCGTTCCTCTTTACAATTACAAGAACATGTTCTAGCTTTGAGAAAGGGGACTTCTTGTAGTTACTTATTTCGCGAACGGACATTGTTTAAGGTAGGGATAATGAAGGAAGCATATTCAAAAAGTAGTTTGAGACTAAGACGTAGTTTGTGTTGTTTTATCAAATGAATAATGATAAGCACGTGCTTCACAAACAAGTCATACCTGCAAGTAATCTTCATGCAATTAATATGGATAGGAAGGGAAGAACTAATGAATTTTTCTTAGTGGAATTATATTAAAGATACTATTACAATCAATACATTAAGTTTTGTGGTTGTTTCAACTTGTTGTTGTCTGTCTTTTCATACGCAAAATATGTGATTGATGAATAAAGATAAAAGAGATCTCTATAGTTAACATATTTTTGTTGTCAATCATAACTcaccaaaattttcattttttaagttaatattGTGTCATCGGAAAATCACAAACTAATGGGTCATTTGGATGCTCGTTACAATGTGGAATTattcatatatcaaaattaacataattagtACTACGTTTGGTAGCGTTACATTTTCTAAAGATTCCACATACCAAGTACGGTGTTTAGTTAAATGTTTGTAATCTCACAttactaacttgaaaaaaagttacgcgtttgtcaaatttatttgaatgaaTTAATCCTTACAAAGATAAATTTGTAACTCTATGACTTAAAGTTAAAGGGgtaaaattgcattttttaaaataaatttttaagatATCGTATTAAGTTTAGGCCATTAATTGTATTGAGTTATccatatattaattattcatgtattagttattATATCTTGTGCCGTgaataaataattcataaatttccTTGTAACTTATACATATATTAGTTATGAAAAAATTGCAAACAAGTAACTAAACTTCGTATTTGGTGTGCTTAATTTAtatatcacaaaataaaatgcTACCAAACAGAGTACTCCTAATTATACTAATCTTATTtcttaatacatgaataatgtAATTCTAACCAGCAATCAGATGACCCCtagtttttgatttttgaatgacataatattattttagtaaATGACCATTTTGGTGAGAAAAATGATTGACAATAAAAGTATCTTAGATAGAGAAAGTCCTTTTATCTTGACTCATTAATCACATATTTTACATATGAAAAGAGAGACAACAATGAATTGAAACAATTGCAAATATTAATGTATTGATTGTAATATTATTCATTGCATGAAGATTGCTTTTCTTCCTCCCTTATATTCATTGCATGAATGATGCTCGTAGGTATCACTTCTTTATGAAAACACATGCGTATGATTACTCATTTGGTAAAACAACAAAACTATGTCGCAGTCTCAAACTAATTTGCATGTTGCTCCATTTCCACCCCTTCATTATCACTTCCTTGAACAATGCCTGTAGCGATTCAGGTTACTACAAGAAGACACCTTTCAAGAGACTAAAACAGTGACCTTGTAATTGTAAAATTTTTTAACATGATTGCATTGCCTCACATTAGCTAACAAAATATGACAAGCTAAAGTTAAAATAGAGTAACAATAACAATTCCACCTTGTGTATAGAGTAGTTAAAATATAACATGCTTTAGCAATGAGCAACAAAACTAACTTACACTAGATGTGTAACTGCAAATTATGCTACATTATTTAACATCCAAAATAACTTAAGTCATACACCTGCAATTCTGGCAAGATTGAGAAAACAAGCCATCCACCTATCTACCAAAAGAAATGTCTTTAGTGGCAATTAATTGAATATCGCTGTATTCCTTTGCTCAACAATTCTTAGACAATAAATGGGAATGAAGACCTTTTCATTGGCCATTGAAGAGATTTGCTTCAAAATTTTGGTACTAAATAGAGTAGTACAAAATCTTTTTGTATGTTCCCTCCCTCCTTGTAAACCTAGAACAGACGGAAATCTAAAAACCTAGTCACATAATCTCCGATTATTCAGTGCATCTGCAATTGTTTCGTCGGGGATTTTGGATTTGTGGTGGATTTTAGATGTTCTTGATAGGAACAATGCGGAAGAGGAAGGTGAGTGTGTTTGATGTGGTGGATGAATTGTTGGCGTCGGTGAAGAAAGCCAATGGTGGAGACGGCATGATGCCTTCAATCAACAAGTAATATGAAAAACCTTACTCACAGTGATTCTATGAGATTTTGTAGAAGAGGAAGACTCTTCCTGTATGGCATCAAAAAGAGGAGTTCTCAAGTTGATGAATATCCAATCAACGGCTGTCGTCACCAGGTAAGCCGAATCATCTCTCCCTCACTCTATCTATCTCTGTCTATTCTTCCTcagttttgatttttctttattgttGATGGCTCTCTTTCTGCCTTAGCTCTCAACCTTGCCTCTCGTCAGTTTTGATGGTCTCCGGCTTACATACTCAAGCCATAGGTTTGgtttcatttttctccttttttgtctattttagtttttgttgatattctatttttaataaacTTTTGCTCTAGTGGTCTGCTTTAGATTATCTTTAATTGGTCTTGTATACAAGTACCCAACTATGTGCATATAGTTGTATGTATGTGGTTGAGATGGAGT is part of the Solanum pennellii chromosome 8, SPENNV200 genome and harbors:
- the LOC107027926 gene encoding uncharacterized protein LOC107027926, whose product is MPKIILFLFFFILVSSSLPLLQGSRIQALISHSQRALHYEGGRKRWVKKNMRRLMIGSVAPTCTYNECRGCKYKCRAEQVPVEGNDPMNSPYHYKCVCHR